A genomic window from Nicotiana sylvestris chromosome 11, ASM39365v2, whole genome shotgun sequence includes:
- the LOC138881140 gene encoding uncharacterized protein — translation MCFGYLLSLPTICMQNQVIHLLMKYELAKSNESYFSVQLKGELNFGLREFALITGLRCVTQVTDFIYTPTYISKIMSSYFPNKLSVEKSYLKQIVNTRSWVNDGDAVKLYILYLLEFFICPSDKDHVSFVDHFRFYLVESGQYESYPWGIKSFTQMMESVRHKLNPYVHSYLIWGCSLALQVWLYECSSTVSTDLATRCSNSIPRILRWSTTKGQIWLAVFEEKMIKHEWIKFTNIFESGEEIAVLILPDKIEYKVQDGEQTSEVPNVDPPTLEPKQTDGEERSLLLRRSVDRKLEDFRKAIFVELDSLRVFINDSVQSVLQMINIRNVQDDAKFAGRSTKNNDQQKDLNNQHFQFNIGEQVQESTSKTEHVEGAVGQENLPSHGDLYTHFQVAADKDKSSYGRYQCIVPNSRSDSNNLVRTGDSEESGVEKNGVTLDDFELPDNLSQLVMFDEPIQDDATPMHPGRTRHPRKHARSPFIPLYSSGYSSSVGPKIFYLKHPFTTIIGENVDPDILENFNKWLYQSSDKGSKRKKALFFIKDNQIKPWLDLGVEKVNYRFHVDYLKLSCCLYANYFWVQHINVIMYYLRKRGKYGPNNKTRFTTMDYMFKTRIEQIYEKFINSPPQEKYSVVKPQDVVAEYILGYRLLANVAWDEVDYVIMLVNIKEKFHWVLVVFDIVDRQLYAYDSMVSSHNHHVVEYCVKKFSVIIPLYLSCTGFYGKRKDINFMNTKAYIEKPVTDPLNI, via the exons ATGTGTTTTGGATACTTATTGTCTCTTCCCACCATATGCATGCAAAACCAAGTCATTCATCTTCTGATGAAGTATGAATTGGCCAAATCCAATGAATCATATTTTTCTGTACAGTTAAAGGGTGAATTAAATTTTGGATTGCGTGAGTTTGCATTAATTACTGGTCTAAGATGTGTTACCCAGGTTACTGATTTTATTTATACTCCCACTTATATTAGCAAAATAATGAGCAGTTATTTTCCTAACAAATTAAGTGTGGAGAAGTCTTATTTGAAACAGATAGTAAACACTAGATCCTGGGTAAACGATGGGGATGCGGTGAAGTTGTACATCCTTTATCTTTTAGAATTTTTCATTTGTCCTTCGGACAAAGATCATGTTTCTTTTGTAGATCACTTTAGGTTCTATTTGGTAGAATCTGGGCAGTATGAGTCATACCCATGGGGTATTAAATCTTTCACCCAGATGATGGAATCTGTTAGGCACAAACTAAATCCGTATGTACATTCTTATCTCATATGGGGATGCTCACTAGCATTGCAAGTATGGCTTTATGAGTGTTCCTCTACTGTCAGCACTGATCTAGCTACAAGGTGTTCTAACTCAATACCTCGCATACTAAGATGGTCAACTACTAAGGGGCAGATTTGGTTAGCTGTCTTTGAAGAGAAGATGATAAAGCATGAGTGGATAAAG TTTACCAATATATTTGAATCTGGAGAAGAGATTGCAGTGCTGATTTTGCCCGACAAAATTGAGTACAAAGTTCAAGATGGTGAACAAACATCTGAGGTTCCCAATGTTGATCCTCCTACGTTGGAACCCAAACAAACAGATGGAGAAGAGAGGAGTCTATTGCTGAGAAGATCA GTTGATAGAAAGCTTGAAGATTTTAGGAAAGCTATCTTTGTAGAACTCGATAGCCTTCGAGTGTTTATAAATGATTCTGTGCAGTCTGTTTTGCAAATGATAAACATTAGAAATGTGCAAGATGATGCAAAG TTTGCTGGCCGTTCAACAAAAAACAATGACCAACAAAAAGACTTGAACAATCAGCATTTTCAGTTCAATATTGGGGAACAAGTGCAAGAAAGCACCAGCAAAACAG AAcatgttgaaggtgcagttgGTCAAGAAAATCTTCCATCACATGGTGATTTATATACACATTTTCAAGTTGCAGCTGATAAAGACAAAAGCAG TTACGGAAGATATCAATGCATAGTCCCCAATTCACGGAGTGACAGTAACAACTTAGTCAGAACAG GTGATTCAGAAGAATCAGGAGTTGAGAAGAATGGGGTCACACTAGATGATTTTGAGTTGCCCGACAACTTATCCCAGTTGGTTATGTTTGACGAGCCCATACAAGATGATGCAACACCTATGCATCCGGGGAGAACAAGGCATCCGAGAAAGCATGCCCGATCACCATTTATCCCTCTATACAGTTCTGGGTACAGCAGCTCGGTTGGACCTAAAATTTTCTACCTCAAGCACCCTTTTACTACTATTATTGGTGAAAATGTAGATCCGGATATTTTAGAAAACTTCAACAAGTGGTTATACCAGTCTAGCGACAAAGGTTCAAAGAG GAAGAAGGCTCTGTTTTTCATAAAGGATAACCAAATTAAGCCTTGGTTAGACCTTGGAGTGGAAAAG GTAAACTATAG GTTTCatgttgattatttgaagttgagTTGCTGTTTATATGCCAACTATTTTTGGGTGCAACACATTAATGTAATAATGTATTACTTGAGGAAAAGAGGCAAGTATGGCCCCAATAACAAGACCAGGTTTACCACAATGGATTATATGTTCAAGACCAGGATAGAACAAATTTATGAAAAGTTTATAAATTCACCTCCACAAGAGAAGTATTCGGTTGTTAAACCCCAAGATGTTGTTGCAGAATATATTTTGGGGTATAGACTACTTGCCAATGTTGCATGGGATGAAGTTGACTATGTCATCATGCTCGTCAATATTAAAGAAAAATTCCATTGGGTGTTGGTCGTTTTCGACATTGTAGACAGGCAACTTTATGCGTATGATTCCATGGTCTCTTCACACAATCATCATGTTGTTGAATACTGTGTCAAAAAGTTTTCTGTTATTATCCCTTTGTATTTGTCATGCACTGGTTTTTATGGGAAGCGTAAGGACATTAACTTCATGAACACAAAGGCATACATCGAGAAACCTGTTACCGACCCTCTTAACATTTAG
- the LOC104227735 gene encoding mitogen-activated protein kinase homolog NTF3-like: MATPVEPPNGIRTPGKHYYSMWQSLFEIDTKYVPIKPIGRGAYGIVCSSVNKETSEKVAIKKINSAFDNHIDSLRTLREIKLLRHLRHENVIALKDVMMPIHKTSFKDVYLVYELMDTDLHQIIKSPQTLTNNHCQYFLFQLLRGVKYLHSANILHRDLKPGNLLINANCDLKICDFGLARTSNGKGQFMTEYVVTRWYRAPELLLCCDNYGTSIDVWSVGCIFAELLGRKPVFPGKECLNQLKLIINILGSQREEDLRFIDNQKARNYIKSLPYSYGAHFSRLYPHAHPLAIDLLQKMLVFDPSKRISVTEALQHPYMSPLYDPRCDPPAQVPIDLDIDEDLGEQTIREMMWKEILHYHPEAATSTMEVVL; the protein is encoded by the exons ATGGCAACTCCAGTTGAACCTCCAAATGGGATTAGAACCCCGGGGAAACATTACTATTCGATGTGGCAATCTTTGTTTGAGATTGACACAAAGTATGTTCCCATCAAACCAATTGGTAGAGGAGCATATGGAATTGTTTGCTCTTCTGTTAACAAGGAAACCAGTGAGAAGGTTGCAATCAAGAAGATAAACAGTGCCTTTGATAATCATATTGACTCCCTGAGAACTTTGCGTGAAATAAAGCTCCTTCGCCATCTTAGGCACGAAAATGTGATTGCTTTGAAAGATGTTATGATGCCAATCCACAAGACAAGTTTTAAAGATGTTTATTTGGTTTATGAGTTAATGGATACAGATTTACATCAGATCATCAAATCCCCTCAAACACTCACAAACAACCATTGCCAGTATTTCCTATTCCAG TTGCTTCGAGGTGTGAAGTATCTCCATTCTGCAAACATTCTTCATCGCGACTTGAAGCCTGGGAACCTGCTTATCAATGCTAACTGTGATTTAAAAATTTGTGACTTTGGGCTTGCACGTACAAGCAATGGCAAGGGCCAGTTCATGACTGAGTATGTTGTTACGCGCTGGTACAGGGCACCGGAACTCCTGCTCTGCTGTGACAACTATGGAACTTCCATTGATGTATGGTCTGTTGGTTGCATTTTTGCTGAACTCCTTGGAAGGAAACCGGTCTTTCCAGGTAAGGAGTGCCTTAACCAACTTAAATTGATCATCAACATCCTTGGCAGCCAGAGGGAAGAAGATCTTAGATTTATTGATAACCAAAAGGCGAGAAACTACATAAAATCACTTCCATACTCTTACGGAGCACACTTTTCCCGACTGTATCCCCATGCCCATCCTTTGGCCATTGATCTGCTACAGAAGATGCTTGTGTTTGATCCTTCAAAAAGAATAAGTGTTACAGAAGCGCTTCAACATCCATACATGTCTCCCCTATATGATCCAAGATGTGACCCCCCAGCACAGGTTCCTATCGACCTAGACATAGATGAGGATTTAGGGGAACAGACGATAAGGGAAATGATGTGGAAGGAAATACTACATTACCATCCCGAAGCAGCCACATCAACTATGGAAGTAGTTCTGTGA
- the LOC104227737 gene encoding bZIP transcription factor 11-like, whose translation MISCSLRRRTHLVQSFSVVFLYCKYFSGVLRIYMTSSSSGDLMNERKRKRMVSNRESARRSRMRKQKHLYDMMSQVEQLKEENIKIITSINLATQNYATVEAENTVLRVQMMELNQRLHSLNDILSYINNNGTIFEDHNYPETFVNNPWNFMYQNQPIMASAHMLYHY comes from the exons ATGATAAGTTGTTCACTTAGACGTAGGACCCATCTTGTTCAATCTTTCTCTGTTGTTTTCCTCTACTG TAAGTACTTTTCTGGGGTCCTGC GAATATATAtgacttcatcttcttcaggaGATTTGATGAATGAAAGGAAAAGGAAGAGAATGGTATCAAACAGGGAATCAGCAAGAAGATCAAGAATGAGAAAACAGAAGCATTTGTATGATATGATGTCACAAGTAGAACAATTGAAGGAAGAGAATATCAAGATCATAACAAGTATCAATTTGGCAACACAGAACTATGCTACTGTGGAGGCAGAGAACACTGTTTTAAGAGTTCAGATGATGGAACTTAACCAAAGGTTGCATTCTCTCAATGACATCCTCAGCTACATCAACAATAATGGAACAATATTTGAGGATCACAACTATCCTGAAACTTTTGTGAACAATCCGTGGAACTTTATGTACCAAAATCAGCCAATCATGGCATCTGCTCATATGCTTTATCACTACTGA